From Syntrophobacterales bacterium:
AAAACGAGCAGGCCTGGCGCGTTTCCATCGACCAGATCAAGGCGGGCAACTACAACCTCGACCTCAAGAATCCGCACGTAAGCGACACCGGCCCCGGAGACCTGGATCACCTTCTACCCGAATACGAAAAACTCCTCGCCCAGATCGCCGCCACCCGCGCCGAATTGAAGGCGCAGTTGCAGGAGGCGTTGACACGAAGTATGAAGGCAGAAGGATGAAGGAAATAATCGCTTTCCCAATTTTTCAGAAGGCGTCTGACAAATCTTTGTCCGTCAAGATTCCCCAGAAGGCGTCTGGGCAATTACTGCTGACGCAAAAAGGTCAGAAGGCTACTGACCAATTCAGGAGGATTGTGCAGAACCCTTCTGCACAATTGGTGATTTCCGCAACGCCGTCGCGGAAATCACCCTTTGCCCTCGGTTGGCCCCTCTATGCCTTGCCCGATTGGGTGCGGGAGCAGGAAGCGGGCGTATGAAGCTGGAGACGTTCTTCGAGAAGTTCGAACAATTCGCCGAAGCGCCCAACGCGGTGGCGAAGATGCGGGAATTGGTGTTGCAACTTGCGGTTCAAGGAAAGTTGGTGGAGCAGAGCCCAAACGACGGTAGTGCAACAGATCTTATTGAACGTTCAATAAATGAGCGTAACCGTCTTGTTAAAGAAAAACGGATACGTAATTCCCAGTCAATAACACCGGTGAGTGAATTTAAAACCGCCGGATCACTTCCTAAAAGTTGGGCATGGACAACCCTTGCCGAGATTTCGTTGATCAACCCGCGCAATGACGTCGAGGATGATGCTTTAGCGACTTTCATTCCTATGCCCGGTATACCGCAAAACTACCGTGGACCGCTTGATGGGGAAATCCGGCGCTGGGGTGAGATAAAAAAATCATTCACACACTTTGCAGATGGTGACATAGCTCTCGCCAAAATCACACCATGTTTTCAGAACGGAAAATCAGCAGTTTTTCGTGGACTGAAGAACGGAATTGGCGCCGGTACTACAGAACTTCATGTCGCGCGTCCTGTCGGAGGACCAGTGCTTCCAGAATATGTCTGGATTTTCCTAAAATCACCCTTATTTATCGCTGAGGGAATTCCGGCCATGACAGGATCGGCGGGACAAAAAAGAGTCCCCACCGGTTATTTCGCGCTGAAGCCGTTCCCCCTCCCACCCCTCGCCGAGCAGAAGCGGATCGTGGCGAAGGTGGATGAATTGATGGCCTTGTGTGATCGACTGGAGACGCAGCAGCAGGAACGCGAAACCCGGCACGCCGCACTTGCCCGCGCCTCTCTCGCCCGCTTTGCCGACGCGCCCACACCAGAGAACCTCAACTCCCTCTTTCATCCGTCTTACGCCATCGCACCCGCCGACCTCCGCAAAACCATCCTCACCCTCGCCGTCCAAGGAAAACTCGTCCCCCCAATTTTGGATGAAAATACATCGTACGATGCATGGTCGTCCAATAACACAATTACTAAAAAAGTGATGAGTATTCCGGCTCTGCCGAATGGTTGGTCAAGTGCGCCGCTTGTCAGTATTACTGCGGAAATTGTTGATTGTCCTCATTCAACGCCGAAGTGGACCGAATATGGAAAAATTTGCATAAGGACCACTCAGTTTCGCCCTGGACGTCTTGATCTTTCGACTCCTCGGTATGTGAGCGAAGAAACTTACACCGAGAGAATTCAACGCCTGCGCCCTCAAGAGGACTATATTCTTTACAGCCGAGAGGGTGGAATACTTGGCGTAGCTTGTCGTGTCCCACCGAATGTAGAGCTATGCTTGGGCCAGAGGATGATGCTGATCAGATCTGGAGAAAAGATGATTCCCCCGTTTCTGGAATTGATTTTGAACTCCCCTTTCATAACGGATATCGCTCGCCGCGAGACAACCGGTGGGGCCGCACCCCGCGTAAATGTGGCCACAGTGAAGGCCTACCCAATTCCCATCCCACCCCTCGCCGAACAACACCAGATCGTTGCCAAAGTCGATCAATTGATGGCCTTGGTGGACCAGCTGGAAATGCAACTCATGGCCTCCCGCACTGCTGCCGTCAACCTCATGGAAGCCGTGGTTGCCGAACTGACTGTACAGAATTGATTTATGCCGAACTTTTCCCAGTCATCCTTTGATCACGGAGCCACCGGAGAGATTTATCCGTGGCCGATGGCAAGCGGCCCGACAATGAATAACCATTGACACCGAGCGACTACATTATTTTTCTTGATATCCCCCCGATTTTTCTGTATTGTCCTCCGCAAGAATCATCATGAAATCGTGAGTATTTAACCCTGTCTTGTTCTCACCCACTGTCGCCGCGCCCCTTGGGGGCTGAAGTTGATATCGAACCCGTGAAGGTGCACAGGGCATAAGCCCGGCGCTGACCGGCAACGGTTTCGACCCTTATTCTTTCATCTATGATCGAGTTTAAGATGCAAACTATCCTCCACCTCACGGACATACATTTTGGTTGGGAAGGCAAGGAACCATCAGGACATGCAGATCGTAAGCTTTGTTTGGATGGTATGCTTGCCGAATTGAAGAAACTTGAGCCCCCATGGAAACCGACAATCATATGCATCTCTGGAGATATTGCATGGCACGGCTATGAATCAGAATATGCAGAGGCGAGGAATTGGCTTGACGAGCTTCTTGAAGTCTGTGGTCTGACATACAAACAGATGATCGTTTGTGCTGGAAATCATGATGTCATACGTACCACGGCAGAAAAGCTTTCGCGTCCTGAATCGTCAAAAGATGCTGACAAAGTTCTGTCACCACCAATTGCCAAACATTTCGAAGAACCTTTCACACAATTCATTTCCTTCTGCAACCAGGTGGAGATGCCAATTATGAAGTTTGGCGAATCCGAATCCCGCTTGGTGGGGATGAGAACGATAAATAAGATTCGATTTATCGTACTAAACTCTTCATGGTTTTCTAAGGACGACTTTGACGAAGGAAAGCTTTGGATTGGATTGCCACATTTAAAATATATGGAGAGTCATAGCGACCTTCAACTTCTTGAAGATAAGCCTAGTGCTCCCCTGACAATCGCACTGTTTCATCATCCCGCAGAAATGCTGAATAAAGACGAGAGACACACCTCCGGCCTCCGCCAGAATACTTACGACTATTTCGCCCATCGCTCGCATATCATGCTGACTGGGCATACACACGATGCTGTAAGGCGTGCGGATCGTATAGCGGAAGGAGCTTTGAATTTTACCGGTGGATCGGCATACGCAGGTGCCGCACATTTTAACACAATTCGGTTGATTCAGATTGCTGGGGATAAGGTTATTGACCGCTCATTCGAGTTTGATCCGCGCTCGGTCGAAAACAAGTGGAGAGCACATGAAGCCTTTACTCAATATCTGGTAATCGAACGCGATCGTGAGCGGAATTTATTCCAGGTTGAAGCTGCATTCAGCACACAGGAGTATCGGAATTCGTTTCGTAATGACGCTGTAAGACATCTTGAAATAAAGTCTCGTCTATTAAGGCAAACTGGAATACTCCCCGCAATAGTCAGGCGACCGGTAGCAGTACGAATAAGCGTTCAGCGTAATCAATATGATAGGGCTGGCCGGCTCATCAGAGAAAAACACACAGAACATGAGATGCCATTTTACGACGCTGTTCGAGAATCCAGGCGTACATTGTTACTTGGGGACTTGGGAACTGGGAAAAGCACACTCGCCGCTCAATTGGTGACCGAAACAATAGACAGGTCCGCAAATGCTGTGGCAGTTTTTGTTCCGGTAAAGTCCCTCCGATGTTCAGGCCAATTTACGCCACGGGATTTGCTCAATTACATCGACGACTATGTTGCCAATGCAGTATGGCTAAAAACACCGAAATTCAACCTTAGCTCAATGCTCGATCGAGGAATTGAGGTGCTGCTCGTCCTTGATGGACTAGATGAGCTTGCTCGCGATGTCGCCGCTCGCTTGTTGAGGCACTCGGCTGCGCTCGTCGAGAATTGGCCGACAATTCAGGTGGTCAGTACCGCAAGGCCTGTCGAATTAGTCGGTGTATCTTACGCCGATTGGCGAATTGTGCATACCGTAGCGTTAGATGACACCTCAAAAAGTGACTTTATTCGAGAAGAGTTGATCGCCGAGGGTGTTCCAACAGAGCAATTGCATGAGAGGACATCGGTTTTGCTTAGATCTTTAAAGGACATGACCTCTCTCGATTCGATAGCAAACTCTCCGCTTTCGATCCGTCTGATATATCAACATTTGAAAAGTCTTTCCTCAGTTGCTCAATTAACGCTCGGTGACTTGCTATATGATCTCCTGATAGAGCGGCTAGATGGATGGCAAAAACGTGATGATAAGCCCTCTGCGTACTTACATTTCGATAAAATTTTCCCCACTCCTGAACAAAAAGGACTATTTTTATCAATTCTAGCAGAAAAAGCTGTAACAAAAAGACAAATAGGCCAGGAAGAAGCAAAAACATTGTTAGAGGAACGCGCAACTACTATTCCCGGAGCGAACAGCTATCAACTTGCGGAAGAAGCGATTTCGTTTTACGAATGGCTCGGTTTGCTCACAAAAGCCGAATCAATTGAATTCCCCCTCCAGCCTCTGGCGGAAGTATGCGCAGCGATGGGCTATCTTTCTCGATGGATCAACAGTCACGATAGTAAACCTCTTCCAGACCGTGAGGTTTGGCGGCCCATCTCATTTGTCGCTGCAATTGCAAAGCGGCGTGGTTTATTCCCCAAAATTCGAGAGCGACTGAACGCCTATATCGATGCTCTGATGAATGAACATGGCTATCTTCCTGCGGCATGTTACATCGTTGCTGAAGCCGCCGATACTGCTCTTGCGTCACATACAGTTTGTCAAATCGACGATCTTGGGTATCGCCCGTTGACCTTTTTCCAAAATGAGAGAAAGGCATCAGCTCGAAACATAGCAAAGACTCTCGCACTTGCAGGAGAAACTGGATTCGAGTGGTTCTTCAAGGACTATTTGGACCCGAGATATCCGATTCCAAATGCAGGGTCTGCGATAGTCAAGGAGGTGTTTGCAGAATGGGCTGCACTTGTGCGCGCAACACTGACTTCGGCGCAAAAGGAAAAACTTGCTAGGCTCGTCTCCCCTTACCAAGCCACGGGTGAGGGTAACTTCTTCGGAGTTCTAACCATACTGTCGGTGCTAGTGCCAGAAGCTTTTTTGCATGAAGATAGGTTCTGGTATCAGTCCCTTGCAATGGACGATGGACTGTTCACTGAATGGGTGAAGGAGCAGTTACTTTTGGCAAAGGGGGCGGAAGATTCAGCTAAGATTATTGATGCTCTATTATTGCAGCGGTCAAGCGAGAGCGCACGGGCTGCACGCCTATGGCTCGACTGGAACCCGAAGGTTGATCCGCCTTATTCTATTATCAGACAGGCTTTACGAACCACATCAAAACAAGAAGTGGTTGCCGATGAGGGAGAGATTCTCGCACAATGCCGCGAACGCCTAGGTGATAGATGGATGCGTTTCGCTAGGTGGGCGCTCGCCACGGAGGACGCAACAGTCGCTGCTGGTGCTGCCAAGGTCCTCTATGATGCCGGTGAGCGGCGCTTATCCGTCCTAGGTGGTGCTTTGATGAAGGCGATGCACGATGGCGGATATATTGCGTCGGCGGAAAAAATACTTTCGGCGCTGGTTTTACACGGAGGGGACAGTGGAGTTCACTGGCTAGCCTCCCGAATTTCCCATGCTGAGGAACCGCACGGAGCTCATTCCGGGTGGTGGCGTCTTTTACTCGAAAGAATCGAAACAATCGAGAATGGGCCGGAATTGCTGGCGCGCTGTACGCGTAGTCTGGGGCAATATATTCTTCCACGTCATCCAGAGGTGCGAGAAGGTTTTGTGCGAGTACTGAAGGGACCAAAAGGCAAAATCTTTCGCAATGCTTTACGAAACAGATTGAAGAGTCTCGATCCTTATGCGCGACGGGGTGCTGCTGCAATCCTAGTCTCTGCTGATCCACAAACCGAGGCTGAGGCTCTTTTTGTGTCCATTCGCTCGCGTGCGCAAAGTCATAGCTTTGATTGGCATGAATGGGAGAGCTTCTGTCTAACACTCGACTTTGGTCCCAGTGTACTCGCTTCCTTGAGAAGTAAACTGAACCTTCTTGAACCTCAGTCCCGGGCGTTAGCTCTCATTGTGCTTCAAAAAGGAGGGGTTGAACTGGATCATGCCTATCGTAAGGAATTGATGGCATCTCTTTTGTCTTTGGGTAATTGGCATTTATGTCGTGAACCCTCTGGGCAGGCTTTGATTGCTGCGGAAGCATCCTTCGAATTCTTGTTGGGACAGATTGATCAACCGAAGCTTGATTCGGCTAGTCGTGCTGCCGAACATCTTATGGAGTTTCACCGAGCACGATTAACTCCTATCAATGAAGCCAAGTGCATTGCTCTTCAACAGAGCACATCATTCAGTTGGCAATTAGTAAACAATATGAATAGGGTTGCAAGAGATCCAGAGTTCGGACGGCGTCTAATCGAAGTAGGCAGAGAAATCTGCGAAAAGGGAGGAACCCCACCGATCCTCGCCTTGGTAGCACAGGCAATCAGTGAAAAGGCTAAATGGAAGGATGTAGTGTGGTCATTGCTTTGCGACGACACACGAGTTGGGGGTATTAGTGAGGGCGAGAGTGGGGGTATGGCTTTATTGGAATTCGGTCTTATGGCTGAACAACGTAGAGCATCAATCGGACAGGCAGCCAAAGAATGTATGGCTGATCCAAGAGTCAAGCAAAACCGCTGGCACGATGTCTATCATTGGCTTGCTCTGTTATCAGATGAATTCGGCGGACTTGATGAGAATACCGTTCGTGATGCAATCCTACACGGTAGGCCAATCCATTATTCAGCAACAACAGCGTTGATTGGTAGACTTGGAGAGGTTCCTGAAGGCTTCTCATGCGATAGGAAGTATCGTCACCGCCCTGCAACTTCAATTGGTCAAGTTTCAAACGACAGAGATTCTGCAAAAGTAATTCTACAACTGAAAGACTGCGCACGCGATTCCAATGAAGTTCATCCTGCGCTACCAGCGATTCTTCAAGATTGCCTTTTCTTGGATGCCCTGGACGAACAATCTTTGTCATCTATTTCAACTGTAGGCAAGACCGGCATTCTAATCACCACAATCCTGCGATTCATTTACGGTCAACAACCCAAAATGGCGGAAACGGTTCCTTTGCTCGATGTATGGAGTAAAATTTGGTCAGACAGAGATAGCAATAAGCCCCATTTGAGGGAACTGACGCGGATGTGGGCAATCCTCAGAGAGTCTGCTATATTTGACGACCCGGATTCTGGACAGGCCTATTTGGCTGCATTGGATGCATCTCTTCTTAACACTGATTTATGGAAACTGCCGATAGCTTGGGATATTCTCGAAATTCGAGGCTCGCTTATAGATGCACAGATACCGCTGCTGTTTGCTGATTATGCAAAACATCGGACTTTCCTACATGAAGTGTTGTTCTTTCATCTTTGTAAATGGCTTTCTGGCGACTTAATCGATAGTACAAAGGAGGTAGCAGTCAAATCTGCCGAGAATGCGATCTTAGTTCTAAACGAAACACCATGGTTCCCCAATAAGGGCGAAGTGCCGAATACCTGGGCAGAACTTCTTTTTCCTTCTGTTTTGTGGGCACACAGTGGGAAGAGCTCAGAATCATCTGAAGCTGTCTTTCTGCGAGGAATACGTTCGATTTTCGAGAAACTCCTAAGTCCACATGATGTTGCCAGGACGGACCTGTCAAAGTTGTTGTCGATGTTGGACCCCATGCTTGCGAAGGTTCCGCCCGAAATCTTGCGCCAAGTTCTGCAGCGGGGTGCCGAGTCACTGGAACCGTCAATAAGTGCGTTTTGCCGATTGATTGGAGCTTTCAGTAAACTTTCGCCAGAGTAGTATTTAGCAGAAAACGCCGTTTGCAGACGGTGGCAGAGCCGTTCAAAAGAAAGCTTCATTCGATGTACGAAATGAGGGAACCGGCGGGCTCCCTCTTTTGCAGATCGCGGATCTTGACTGGAAACAGAGGCTGTTCCGAAGGGGAGGCAATCAATATTCCTTCGTCAATTTGTCGAGCTCGGCCAGCGAGAAAACCGGGCCGTCCTTGCAGACGTATTTTTCCCCACATTGCAGCGGCCGCATTTCCCGATCCCGCACTTCATCCGCATCTCCAGCGAGGTGATGATGTTCTCCGAATTTGCCGGCATGAACGATTTCTATGCGGTCCTTACTTCGTAGTTATTCCGAAAGCCGGTCAGGATAAGCGAAAGGATTGAGTTGCATTTATCATTGAAAAATCAAATACAACGCTTTATTTTTCAACATAGGTCGTTGATTGCGTATGCCGAAAACTGGACAAGGAAGATGGGGGCCTCTATTTCTGGCACACCCACGCCGGCGCGGAACTGGTCCATTAGGTCGCCTTAAATCACGTTGACATGAAACAAAGATTCTCCTATTGTATCCCCGTAATAATGCAGGCAAGCAATTATGGGAAAGCAAGAAATAATTAAAATCATCAGGAACAAAAAGACCGAAATGGAATCCCGCTACGGAGTCCAGCGGCTCGGCTTGTTTGGCTCCTATGTTAGGGGGAGGCAGAGAAAGAAGAGTGATATCGATATACTCGTTACCTTCAACCGAGATATCGACCTCTTCGATTTTTTAGACCTGCGCACATACCTCGAAAGCCAGCTCCAGGCCAAGGTTGATCTGGTCATGGAAACCGCTCTCAAGCCAGCCATAGGCAAACGTATTCTATCCGAGGTAGAATATGTCTAAAGGGTGGGAAATATCAGACTACCTTGATGATATTATAACTGCTATTACCGATACCGCCGAGTTTACCCAAGGCATGTCCTGCGAAATATTTGCGGCGGATAAGAAGACGGTCAATGCGGTGATCAGGTGTCTCGAAATTATCGGCGAAGCAACGAAGCACATTCCAATATCCTTTAGAAAGAAACACCCCGATCTTCCTTGGAGTAACATGGCAGGCATGCGTGACGTGCTCATCCACGATTACATGGGGGTCGACCTGAAAACCGTCTGGAAGGTTGCTCAGGAGCGTTTACCGGAATTGAAGCCCTTGCTCGTAGGACTGAAAACGGACTTGTAGAAAGAGAGAATGGGAATTCAAAAGTAAGCATTATTGGATGAAGAAAAAGAGGGAACCGGCAGGCTCCCTCTTTTCGTTTTGATGAATACAGGGACACTCCCCGTATTATTTTGGTTTCCGATAAATCTCGTATGTTTGTTTTAGATTGTAGGGTAAAATCTTGACTATTCATACTCGATGACAG
This genomic window contains:
- a CDS encoding restriction endonuclease subunit S, whose protein sequence is MKLETFFEKFEQFAEAPNAVAKMRELVLQLAVQGKLVEQSPNDGSATDLIERSINERNRLVKEKRIRNSQSITPVSEFKTAGSLPKSWAWTTLAEISLINPRNDVEDDALATFIPMPGIPQNYRGPLDGEIRRWGEIKKSFTHFADGDIALAKITPCFQNGKSAVFRGLKNGIGAGTTELHVARPVGGPVLPEYVWIFLKSPLFIAEGIPAMTGSAGQKRVPTGYFALKPFPLPPLAEQKRIVAKVDELMALCDRLETQQQERETRHAALARASLARFADAPTPENLNSLFHPSYAIAPADLRKTILTLAVQGKLVPPILDENTSYDAWSSNNTITKKVMSIPALPNGWSSAPLVSITAEIVDCPHSTPKWTEYGKICIRTTQFRPGRLDLSTPRYVSEETYTERIQRLRPQEDYILYSREGGILGVACRVPPNVELCLGQRMMLIRSGEKMIPPFLELILNSPFITDIARRETTGGAAPRVNVATVKAYPIPIPPLAEQHQIVAKVDQLMALVDQLEMQLMASRTAAVNLMEAVVAELTVQN
- a CDS encoding metallophosphoesterase; translation: MQTILHLTDIHFGWEGKEPSGHADRKLCLDGMLAELKKLEPPWKPTIICISGDIAWHGYESEYAEARNWLDELLEVCGLTYKQMIVCAGNHDVIRTTAEKLSRPESSKDADKVLSPPIAKHFEEPFTQFISFCNQVEMPIMKFGESESRLVGMRTINKIRFIVLNSSWFSKDDFDEGKLWIGLPHLKYMESHSDLQLLEDKPSAPLTIALFHHPAEMLNKDERHTSGLRQNTYDYFAHRSHIMLTGHTHDAVRRADRIAEGALNFTGGSAYAGAAHFNTIRLIQIAGDKVIDRSFEFDPRSVENKWRAHEAFTQYLVIERDRERNLFQVEAAFSTQEYRNSFRNDAVRHLEIKSRLLRQTGILPAIVRRPVAVRISVQRNQYDRAGRLIREKHTEHEMPFYDAVRESRRTLLLGDLGTGKSTLAAQLVTETIDRSANAVAVFVPVKSLRCSGQFTPRDLLNYIDDYVANAVWLKTPKFNLSSMLDRGIEVLLVLDGLDELARDVAARLLRHSAALVENWPTIQVVSTARPVELVGVSYADWRIVHTVALDDTSKSDFIREELIAEGVPTEQLHERTSVLLRSLKDMTSLDSIANSPLSIRLIYQHLKSLSSVAQLTLGDLLYDLLIERLDGWQKRDDKPSAYLHFDKIFPTPEQKGLFLSILAEKAVTKRQIGQEEAKTLLEERATTIPGANSYQLAEEAISFYEWLGLLTKAESIEFPLQPLAEVCAAMGYLSRWINSHDSKPLPDREVWRPISFVAAIAKRRGLFPKIRERLNAYIDALMNEHGYLPAACYIVAEAADTALASHTVCQIDDLGYRPLTFFQNERKASARNIAKTLALAGETGFEWFFKDYLDPRYPIPNAGSAIVKEVFAEWAALVRATLTSAQKEKLARLVSPYQATGEGNFFGVLTILSVLVPEAFLHEDRFWYQSLAMDDGLFTEWVKEQLLLAKGAEDSAKIIDALLLQRSSESARAARLWLDWNPKVDPPYSIIRQALRTTSKQEVVADEGEILAQCRERLGDRWMRFARWALATEDATVAAGAAKVLYDAGERRLSVLGGALMKAMHDGGYIASAEKILSALVLHGGDSGVHWLASRISHAEEPHGAHSGWWRLLLERIETIENGPELLARCTRSLGQYILPRHPEVREGFVRVLKGPKGKIFRNALRNRLKSLDPYARRGAAAILVSADPQTEAEALFVSIRSRAQSHSFDWHEWESFCLTLDFGPSVLASLRSKLNLLEPQSRALALIVLQKGGVELDHAYRKELMASLLSLGNWHLCREPSGQALIAAEASFEFLLGQIDQPKLDSASRAAEHLMEFHRARLTPINEAKCIALQQSTSFSWQLVNNMNRVARDPEFGRRLIEVGREICEKGGTPPILALVAQAISEKAKWKDVVWSLLCDDTRVGGISEGESGGMALLEFGLMAEQRRASIGQAAKECMADPRVKQNRWHDVYHWLALLSDEFGGLDENTVRDAILHGRPIHYSATTALIGRLGEVPEGFSCDRKYRHRPATSIGQVSNDRDSAKVILQLKDCARDSNEVHPALPAILQDCLFLDALDEQSLSSISTVGKTGILITTILRFIYGQQPKMAETVPLLDVWSKIWSDRDSNKPHLRELTRMWAILRESAIFDDPDSGQAYLAALDASLLNTDLWKLPIAWDILEIRGSLIDAQIPLLFADYAKHRTFLHEVLFFHLCKWLSGDLIDSTKEVAVKSAENAILVLNETPWFPNKGEVPNTWAELLFPSVLWAHSGKSSESSEAVFLRGIRSIFEKLLSPHDVARTDLSKLLSMLDPMLAKVPPEILRQVLQRGAESLEPSISAFCRLIGAFSKLSPE
- a CDS encoding nucleotidyltransferase family protein, encoding MGKQEIIKIIRNKKTEMESRYGVQRLGLFGSYVRGRQRKKSDIDILVTFNRDIDLFDFLDLRTYLESQLQAKVDLVMETALKPAIGKRILSEVEYV
- a CDS encoding DUF86 domain-containing protein; this encodes MSKGWEISDYLDDIITAITDTAEFTQGMSCEIFAADKKTVNAVIRCLEIIGEATKHIPISFRKKHPDLPWSNMAGMRDVLIHDYMGVDLKTVWKVAQERLPELKPLLVGLKTDL